The sequence GGAAATAAAGCTATGGATACGGGGGATGTACGGACGGTAGACGTTCATGTAAGGCGTCTTAGGGAGAAGATCGAACCCAGTCCAAGCGATCCTAAATATGTGCATACCAAGTGGGGCGTAGGATATTATTTCCGCGTCTAGTAAATGAAAGAGGAGGATTTCTGACGGGAGACCGGGGAAATCCGCCTTTTCTTTAAATTTTGGGAGAGAAAATTCCATAGATCAGAATCAATTTTGGAAACGGGGAAACGATAGGATGGATTACAGCATTAGAAAAGTAAGAAAAGAGGATTTGGACCAGGTGGTGGAAGTGGAGGCCCTCTGTTTTCCGCCGGAAGAGGCGGCAGGGAGAGAAGCCATTTTGCAGAGGTTCGATCATTTTCCTGAAAGCTTCCTTGTGGCGGAGTTTTCCGACGGGACGATCATCGGTTTTATTAATGGATGCGTTACAGATGGGAATACAATCTGTGACGAAATGTTTGAAAAAGCAGATTTTCATAACCCAGATGGTGCTTACCAAAGCGTGTTTGGACTTGATGTGATAAAAGAATGGCGGGGACGGGGAGTTGCCGCTGCGCTTATGAAACGTTTTATTGAAGAAGCAGGGAAAAGTGGCAGGAAAGGAATGATACTCACCTGCAAGGACAGGCTGATTCACTATTACGAAAAATTCGGATACCAGAACATGGGAGTGTCCGGATCTGTGCACGGAGGAGCCGTCTGGTATGATATGCGGCTTGATTTTATGGATACAGGGAAGTGAGGCACCGTCAGTATGAAGAGAAGCCCCCAGGGAGAGCGGTGGAGACGGCTTGACAATACGGCAAAGATATTTCCGGTCATAGCCAGTGAAAATTTAAGCAATGTATTCCGGATCTCTGCGGTTTTAAAGGAAGAGGTGGATCCGGGCACCTTACAGCGGGCACTGGAAGAGATCCTTCCTCAGTTTGAGGGATTCTCGGTGAGGCTGC is a genomic window of Lacrimispora sphenoides containing:
- a CDS encoding GNAT family N-acetyltransferase, producing the protein MDYSIRKVRKEDLDQVVEVEALCFPPEEAAGREAILQRFDHFPESFLVAEFSDGTIIGFINGCVTDGNTICDEMFEKADFHNPDGAYQSVFGLDVIKEWRGRGVAAALMKRFIEEAGKSGRKGMILTCKDRLIHYYEKFGYQNMGVSGSVHGGAVWYDMRLDFMDTGK